One Mus musculus strain C57BL/6J chromosome X, GRCm38.p6 C57BL/6J DNA window includes the following coding sequences:
- the Tgif2lx1 gene encoding TGFB-induced factor homeobox 2-like, X-linked 1 produces MEEAEGSPEETQDFMKYYSSFGIRLERTCKMKFHDSRELPRGNMLPLKSVKILRDWLCEHQFNAYPTVADKRMLSKNTDLSYLQVSNWFVNIRKHLRWEIRYKPYSLSHEGQAANAAQKQHSNPSEEVKTQFNENADMQDLPLPIRQDSEEKVPYLESSPNQKVIAEDNIEKEEKISITEPWSSPEVAWPEEKPDFSSFYMLVDVAVQKAKEMEEQKKQNPNPQGPQQQFM; encoded by the coding sequence ATGGAGGAGGCTGAAGGTAGTCCGGAAGAAACCCAGGACTTTATGAAATACTACAGCTCTTTCGGGATAAGACTTGAGAGAACCTGTAAGATGAAGTTTCATGACAGTCGGGAGCTTCCGAGAGGAAACATGTTGCCATTGAAGTCTGTGAAGATCCTCCGTGACTGGCTCTGTGAGCACCAGTTTAACGCCTACCCTACTGTAGCAGACAAACGAATGCTGTCCAAGAATACCGATTTATCTTACCTGCAGGTATCCAACTGGTTTGTAAATATCCGCAAACACCTTCGCTGGGAAATTCGTTACAAACCATACAGCTTGAGTCACGAAGGCCAGGCTGCCAATGCAGCCCAGAAGCAGCACTCCAATCCATCCGAGGAGGTCAAGACACAGTTTAACGAAAACGCCGATATGCAGGATCTGCCCCTGCCAATACGTCAAGATTCCGAAGAGAAAGTGCCATATCTGGAGTCTTCTCCAAACCAGAAGGTTATCGCTGAAGACAAcatagagaaagaagagaagatttCAATCACTGAGCCTTGGTCTTCTCCTGAAGTTGCATGGCCAGAGGAAAAGCCTGATTTTAGCAGCTTCTACATGTTGGTTGATGTTGCTGTACAGAAGGCAAAAGAAATGGAGGAGCAGAAGAAGCAAAACCCCAACccacagggtccccaacaacAGTTCATGTAG